One genomic region from Rosa rugosa chromosome 1, drRosRugo1.1, whole genome shotgun sequence encodes:
- the LOC133726413 gene encoding homeobox-leucine zipper protein HAT7-like gives MAFPPCHSFMFQTHEDPDLHLSAASSSLNNLPSCPPQHFHGGGGVPFMMKRSLSFSGVDDKCNHHHYDHQDLHGGGDQDDLSDDGSQLIGEKKKRLNLEQVKTLEKSFEMGNKLEPERKLQLAKALGLQPRQVAIWFQNRRARWKTKQLEKDYDVLKKKFDALKADNDALQAHNKKLQAELLAVKGSKDSNFGGGLNNHLKKEIDQGSWSNGSTDDNSSDHVNLDMSRSTTPAANSPQSNSQITNGSKNLFPSSLCRPPNASITQLLQGSSRSDLHCLKVDQMIQDDQTFCTMFNNGSIDQDHQGSFWPWPSEQPHHFH, from the exons ATGGCCTTTCCACCTTGTCATAGTTTCATGTTTCAAACCCATGAAGATCCAGACCTCCACCTCTCTGCAGCTTCTTCCTCCCTCAACAATCTTCCCTCTTGTCCACCACAACACTTCCATG GTGGTGGGGGAGTGCCTTTCATGATGAAGAGATCGCTATCGTTTTCCGGGGTTGATGATAAATGCAATCACCATCACTATGATCACCAAGATCTGCATGGAGGAGGAGATCAAGATGATTTGTCTGATGATGGGTCACAGCTGAttggggagaagaagaaaaggctGAACCTTGAGCAGGTTAAGACCCTTGAGAAGAGCTTTGAGATGGGGAACAAGCTTGAGCCTGAGAGGAAATTGCAGCTTGCTAAGGCTCTTGGTCTGCAGCCAAGACAGGTTGCCATATGGTTTCAGAACAGGAGGGCTAGGTGGAAGACAAAGCAGCTGGAGAAAGACTATGATGTCCTCAAGAAGAAATTTGATGCTCTCAAGGCTGACAATGATGCCCTTCAAGCTCACAACAAGAAACTTCAGGCTGAG TTATTGGCTGTAAAAGGTAGTAAAGATTCAAACTTCGGAGGGGGGCTTAACAATCATTTGAAGAAAGAGATTGATCAGGGTTCATGGAGTAATGGCAGTACTGATGACAACAGTTCTGATCATGTCAACTTAGACATGTCAAGAAGTACCACACCAGCAGCAAACAGCCCACAATCAAATTCCCAGATCACCAATGGATCAAAGAATCTTTTCCCATCATCCCTATGCAGGCCACCAAATGCTAGCATAACCCAACTCCTCCAAGGCTCATCAAGGTCAGACCTCCACTGCCTCAAAGTTGACCAGATGATTCAAGATGATCAAACTTTCTGCACCATGTTCAACAATGGCTCCATTGACCAAGACCACCAAGGTAGCTTCTGGCCATGGCCTTCTGAGCAGCCACACCATTTTCATTGA
- the LOC133726411 gene encoding serine/threonine-protein kinase PBL34-like isoform X1 translates to MGVGPEALQVGIWNKGKSKGKQKVEEEDEIRGCWMKFRFMGSCMSSKSKVDSSTSGNSTQYEDSKSTVDTIQDQAVAPGALSSTTSNTESTLSTPKAPEELKVASQLRRFTFNELKSATKNFRPESLLGEGGFGCVFKGWINETGTAPAKPGFGIPVAVKTLNHDGLQGHKEWMAEVIYLGELLHPNLVKLVGYGIEDDQRLLVYEFMPRGSLENHLFRRSLPLPWSIRMKIALGAAKGLAYLHEESERPVIFRDFKTSNILLDADYNAKLSDFGLAKDGPEGDKTHVSTRVMGTYGYAAPEYVMTGHLTSKSDVYSFGVVLLEMLIGRRSMEKNRPHGEQNLVEWARPHLGDRRRYYRLLDPRLEGRFSIKGAQKAFQLAAHCLNRDPKARPLMSEVVEVLKPLLNLKDLATSSHLQTMPAERPGSNLNSRNNGLGVQGGFPRNGQPSKSRSLPTGPIVSPYHLNHPHRSPKPSTPNYPRSTPKSPKPAAA, encoded by the exons aTGGGAGTTGGGCCTGAGGCTTTGCAGGTTGGGATTTGGAACAAGGGAAAATCAAAGGGGAAGCAAAAGGTTGAGGAGGAAGATGAAATCAGAGGTTGTTGGATGAAGTTTAGGTTCATGGGGAGCTGCATGTCTTCAAAGAGCAAAGTGGATAGTTCTACCAGTGGAAATAGCACACAATATG AAGATAGCAAGTCTACAGTTGACACAATCCAAGACCAAGCAGTAGCTCCAGGTGCTTTGTCTTCAACCACTAGTAACACAGAAAGTACTTTGTCCACTCCCAAAGCACCTGAGGAACTGAAAGTTGCTTCTCAGCTTCGAAGATTCACCTTCAATGAGCTTAAGTCAGCAACAAAGAATTTTAGACCTGAGAGTCTTTTGGGAGAGGGCGGTTTTGGCTGTGTATTCAAAGGCTGGATCAATGAGACTGGAACTGCTCCAGCAAAACCTGGTTTTGGGATTCCAGTTGCTGTAAAGACTCTGAACCATGATGGACTTCAGGGCCACAAAGAATGGATG GCCGAAGTTATTTATCTCGGTGAACTACTTCATCCTAATTTAGTCAAATTAGTTGGATACGGCATCGAGGATGATCAAAGATTACTTGTGTATGAGTTTATGCCTCGAGGGAGCTTGGAGAATCACCTCTTTAGAA GGTCCTTGCCTCTTCCTTGGTCCATCAGAATGAAAATAGCTCTTGGTGCTGCAAAGGGTCTTGCATATCTTCACGAGGAATCTGAAAGACCAGTGATTTTTCGAGATTTTAAAACATCTAACATATTATTGGATGCG GACTACAATGCTAAGCTTTCTGATTTTGGGCTCGCTAAAGATGGTCCAGAGGGAGATAAAACTCATGTCTCCACCCGAGTGATGGGCACTTACGGTTATGCTGCCCCTGAGTATGTTATGACAG GCCACCTTACTTCAAAAAGTGATGTATATAGCTTTGGGGTGGTTCTGCTTGAAATGCTGATTGGACGAAGATCTATGGAGAAAAACCGACCCCATGGGGAGCAGAACTTGGTGGAGTGGGCACGCCCTCATCTTGGAGATAGGCGAAGATACTACCGACTACTAGATCCTCGACTTGAAGGTCGCTTCTCAATCAAAGGTGCCCAAAAGGCATTTCAGTTGGCTGCCCACTGTCTCAATCGCGACCCAAAGGCTAGACCTCTTATGAGTGAAGTTGTTGAAGTGTTGAAGCCTCTGCTCAACCTCAAGGACCTAGCCACCTCATCTCACCTCCAAACCATGCCCGCAGAGCGTCCTGGTTCCAATCTCAATTCTAGAAATAATGGCCTTGGAGTGCAGGGTGGGTTTCCAAGGAATGGACAGCCATCTAAAAGCCGCTCTTTACCAACTGGTCCCATTGTCTCACCATATCACCTTAACCATCCTCACCGATCTCCCAAACCATCTACTCCCAACTACCCCAGATCAACACCAAAATCACCCAAACCTGCTGCAGCTTGA
- the LOC133726411 gene encoding serine/threonine-protein kinase PBL34-like isoform X2, translating into MGVGPEALQVGIWNKGKSKGKQKVEEEDEIRGCWMKFRFMGSCMSSKSKVDSSTSGNSTQYDSKSTVDTIQDQAVAPGALSSTTSNTESTLSTPKAPEELKVASQLRRFTFNELKSATKNFRPESLLGEGGFGCVFKGWINETGTAPAKPGFGIPVAVKTLNHDGLQGHKEWMAEVIYLGELLHPNLVKLVGYGIEDDQRLLVYEFMPRGSLENHLFRRSLPLPWSIRMKIALGAAKGLAYLHEESERPVIFRDFKTSNILLDADYNAKLSDFGLAKDGPEGDKTHVSTRVMGTYGYAAPEYVMTGHLTSKSDVYSFGVVLLEMLIGRRSMEKNRPHGEQNLVEWARPHLGDRRRYYRLLDPRLEGRFSIKGAQKAFQLAAHCLNRDPKARPLMSEVVEVLKPLLNLKDLATSSHLQTMPAERPGSNLNSRNNGLGVQGGFPRNGQPSKSRSLPTGPIVSPYHLNHPHRSPKPSTPNYPRSTPKSPKPAAA; encoded by the exons aTGGGAGTTGGGCCTGAGGCTTTGCAGGTTGGGATTTGGAACAAGGGAAAATCAAAGGGGAAGCAAAAGGTTGAGGAGGAAGATGAAATCAGAGGTTGTTGGATGAAGTTTAGGTTCATGGGGAGCTGCATGTCTTCAAAGAGCAAAGTGGATAGTTCTACCAGTGGAAATAGCACACAATATG ATAGCAAGTCTACAGTTGACACAATCCAAGACCAAGCAGTAGCTCCAGGTGCTTTGTCTTCAACCACTAGTAACACAGAAAGTACTTTGTCCACTCCCAAAGCACCTGAGGAACTGAAAGTTGCTTCTCAGCTTCGAAGATTCACCTTCAATGAGCTTAAGTCAGCAACAAAGAATTTTAGACCTGAGAGTCTTTTGGGAGAGGGCGGTTTTGGCTGTGTATTCAAAGGCTGGATCAATGAGACTGGAACTGCTCCAGCAAAACCTGGTTTTGGGATTCCAGTTGCTGTAAAGACTCTGAACCATGATGGACTTCAGGGCCACAAAGAATGGATG GCCGAAGTTATTTATCTCGGTGAACTACTTCATCCTAATTTAGTCAAATTAGTTGGATACGGCATCGAGGATGATCAAAGATTACTTGTGTATGAGTTTATGCCTCGAGGGAGCTTGGAGAATCACCTCTTTAGAA GGTCCTTGCCTCTTCCTTGGTCCATCAGAATGAAAATAGCTCTTGGTGCTGCAAAGGGTCTTGCATATCTTCACGAGGAATCTGAAAGACCAGTGATTTTTCGAGATTTTAAAACATCTAACATATTATTGGATGCG GACTACAATGCTAAGCTTTCTGATTTTGGGCTCGCTAAAGATGGTCCAGAGGGAGATAAAACTCATGTCTCCACCCGAGTGATGGGCACTTACGGTTATGCTGCCCCTGAGTATGTTATGACAG GCCACCTTACTTCAAAAAGTGATGTATATAGCTTTGGGGTGGTTCTGCTTGAAATGCTGATTGGACGAAGATCTATGGAGAAAAACCGACCCCATGGGGAGCAGAACTTGGTGGAGTGGGCACGCCCTCATCTTGGAGATAGGCGAAGATACTACCGACTACTAGATCCTCGACTTGAAGGTCGCTTCTCAATCAAAGGTGCCCAAAAGGCATTTCAGTTGGCTGCCCACTGTCTCAATCGCGACCCAAAGGCTAGACCTCTTATGAGTGAAGTTGTTGAAGTGTTGAAGCCTCTGCTCAACCTCAAGGACCTAGCCACCTCATCTCACCTCCAAACCATGCCCGCAGAGCGTCCTGGTTCCAATCTCAATTCTAGAAATAATGGCCTTGGAGTGCAGGGTGGGTTTCCAAGGAATGGACAGCCATCTAAAAGCCGCTCTTTACCAACTGGTCCCATTGTCTCACCATATCACCTTAACCATCCTCACCGATCTCCCAAACCATCTACTCCCAACTACCCCAGATCAACACCAAAATCACCCAAACCTGCTGCAGCTTGA